A single region of the Vibrio chagasii genome encodes:
- a CDS encoding ABC transporter ATP-binding protein: MSTLLSAKNVTKTYSNQVGVENISFELKPGQVLGLLGHNGAGKSTLIKSLLGGHNYQGKIEVNGYHPIHQHAELMQHLSYISDVNVLPEWMTIKQLLRYTEGVHPSFNRQKAEQTLSSTNIKLSSTIKQLSKGMKVQVHLAIIIATDTQVLILDEPTLGLDLIYRDTFYRHLLEWFHDGERAMIIASHEVSEIEHLLTNVLILKQGRCVLQKSMEAIESDYFIIEVANNHSSDIQKLKPLTSQPGLGTTKWLLEGQYKPQVESLGNIYNVGLADLFLATQTEKA, translated from the coding sequence ATGAGTACTTTACTTTCCGCGAAAAACGTCACTAAAACTTATTCGAATCAAGTGGGTGTAGAGAACATCAGCTTCGAACTAAAACCTGGACAGGTGCTTGGCTTGCTTGGTCATAATGGCGCTGGTAAATCGACTCTCATCAAGTCACTGCTTGGTGGGCATAACTACCAAGGTAAAATCGAAGTCAACGGCTACCACCCAATCCACCAGCATGCAGAGCTCATGCAGCACCTATCTTACATCTCTGATGTGAATGTGCTTCCGGAATGGATGACCATCAAACAACTACTTCGTTACACCGAGGGCGTACACCCGAGTTTCAACCGACAAAAAGCCGAGCAAACTCTGAGTAGCACAAACATCAAACTCTCTTCCACAATCAAACAGCTCTCTAAGGGGATGAAAGTACAAGTTCACCTTGCGATCATCATCGCAACTGACACTCAGGTACTCATCTTGGATGAGCCAACACTTGGCCTAGATTTGATTTACCGAGACACCTTCTACCGCCACCTGTTGGAATGGTTCCACGATGGCGAGCGTGCGATGATCATTGCTAGCCATGAGGTTTCTGAGATCGAACATCTACTGACAAATGTACTTATTCTCAAACAAGGCCGCTGCGTGCTGCAGAAAAGTATGGAAGCGATCGAGAGTGATTACTTCATTATCGAAGTTGCTAACAATCACTCAAGCGACATTCAAAAACTGAAACCACTCACTTCACAACCGGGGCTAGGAACGACTAAATGGTTATTGGAAGGTCAGTACAAACCACAAGTTGAATCACTAGGTAACATCTACAACGTTGGTCTTGCCGACCTATTCCTTGCAACACAGACGGAGAAGGCATAA
- a CDS encoding putative bifunctional diguanylate cyclase/phosphodiesterase, whose translation MMTSYQSFEYLKCPIWIYDIDNKRITWANQSALPLWEAESLFELTSRDFSVEMSKAIEATLEEYQRQFLRGESIKTWWNFAPKYIAKRALCQFSGIPLPDARTGMLVQFVAEEGSLKQDLAFSDGANLSLLFDRSGKIVSTNSAFNQNYGSPFTTLSDFLSSEETAAHWLFSARTGQEILEEVSCTIGDKTHHFDVQGKWLFDKSELLLDLTCTTKQKEKLIKARYNAEHDCLTELHNRRGITNLLQTSIAYRSPFELMFVDLDGFKLVNDTYGHSVGDQLLKQVGERLKQLVDETCMIGRFGGDEFIVIAHACRNQNIPLLCTRIIDALNRSFHISGIGTLSVGCSIGTANFPDNAIDQESLLKQAGMAMHMAKANGRNRFQTFTPSLARALHRKVEIRHRLARALENEDLALHYQPIMNTNSDKVKGFEALLRWSDKDLGDIRPDEFIALAEETGQIVPLGKWVLNSALKQLSIWHRKFDNQLMMSINISSIQMHATFADQLSAMLNFYNIQPQSIALEITESSMIFKHGEVRQALCDIAKLGVELHLDDFGTGYSSLSMLHDLPISTVKLDKSFVHGSHKGSKAIVQATQAICDKLGLKVVAEGVETETQKDFLVDCGYQYLQGFLFSKPIPSNEVESKFLFLR comes from the coding sequence ATGATGACAAGTTATCAATCTTTCGAGTACCTAAAGTGTCCTATTTGGATATATGACATCGATAACAAAAGAATCACATGGGCAAACCAAAGTGCTCTTCCTTTGTGGGAGGCGGAATCTTTGTTTGAACTGACGTCACGCGACTTTAGTGTCGAGATGTCAAAGGCAATAGAGGCGACTCTCGAAGAGTATCAAAGACAATTTCTACGTGGTGAAAGCATCAAAACATGGTGGAACTTCGCCCCCAAATACATAGCCAAGCGCGCACTATGCCAGTTTTCTGGTATCCCTTTACCTGATGCTCGAACGGGCATGTTAGTTCAATTTGTTGCCGAAGAAGGCAGTCTTAAGCAGGATCTCGCTTTCTCAGACGGAGCGAACCTTTCTCTACTATTTGACCGCTCAGGTAAGATAGTAAGTACTAACTCCGCGTTTAACCAAAACTATGGTTCACCATTTACCACCCTCTCCGATTTTCTTTCCAGCGAAGAAACTGCAGCCCATTGGCTATTTTCAGCACGAACAGGGCAAGAGATCCTAGAAGAAGTGAGCTGTACCATAGGTGACAAAACCCATCACTTTGACGTTCAAGGTAAGTGGCTGTTCGACAAGAGTGAGCTACTGTTAGACCTAACCTGTACCACCAAGCAAAAAGAAAAGCTGATAAAAGCTAGGTACAACGCGGAGCACGATTGCTTAACAGAGCTTCATAACCGCAGAGGGATCACCAACTTACTACAAACCAGTATTGCCTACCGCTCTCCTTTTGAGTTGATGTTTGTTGACCTTGATGGCTTTAAGCTCGTCAATGACACCTATGGGCATAGCGTGGGAGACCAGCTACTAAAACAAGTCGGTGAGCGCCTAAAACAACTAGTTGATGAAACCTGCATGATTGGTCGCTTTGGTGGCGATGAGTTCATCGTGATTGCTCACGCATGTCGAAACCAAAACATCCCACTGCTTTGCACACGCATTATTGATGCATTAAACCGAAGTTTTCACATCAGTGGTATTGGTACTCTGTCTGTGGGTTGCAGCATAGGTACTGCAAACTTTCCAGATAATGCCATAGACCAAGAGTCATTACTCAAACAAGCGGGCATGGCAATGCATATGGCAAAAGCTAACGGACGTAACCGCTTCCAAACTTTCACCCCTAGCTTAGCTCGTGCACTTCATCGAAAAGTAGAAATTCGCCATCGTTTAGCTCGCGCTCTAGAGAATGAAGATCTTGCACTGCACTACCAACCAATCATGAATACCAACAGTGATAAAGTGAAAGGGTTTGAAGCACTGCTACGCTGGTCAGATAAAGATTTAGGAGACATTAGACCTGACGAGTTTATCGCTCTAGCAGAAGAAACAGGTCAGATTGTTCCGCTTGGAAAGTGGGTGCTCAACTCCGCACTTAAGCAGCTATCCATTTGGCACAGAAAATTTGATAACCAGCTAATGATGAGTATCAATATCTCCAGTATTCAAATGCATGCAACCTTTGCAGACCAACTATCTGCAATGCTCAACTTCTACAATATCCAGCCTCAGAGTATCGCCCTTGAGATCACTGAGTCATCCATGATTTTCAAACATGGTGAAGTTAGACAAGCGTTGTGCGACATTGCCAAGTTGGGTGTGGAGCTGCATCTGGATGATTTTGGTACTGGTTACTCTTCTCTATCTATGTTGCATGACCTACCTATTAGTACCGTTAAGCTTGATAAAAGTTTTGTGCACGGGTCACACAAAGGCAGCAAAGCCATTGTTCAAGCAACCCAAGCTATCTGTGACAAGTTAGGGCTAAAAGTGGTCGCGGAAGGTGTTGAGACAGAAACGCAGAAGGACTTCTTGGTCGACTGTGGTTACCAATATCTACAGGGGTTCTTATTTAGTAAACCAATCCCTTCAAATGAAGTCGAAAGCAAATTTTTATTCCTTCGATAA
- a CDS encoding GNAT family N-acetyltransferase — MFKTVIDDELSIALVEERFASHYAEISQSQNEYLSQWLAWPPHCKTEQDFRLFVQRSLHDYAEGKSMTCAIVYQDNIVGNCSFNTIDHDMQKVTIGYWLSEPYQGRGIVTRVVKKLIDIAFNELDIEKVEISAAVENQSSRKVCERLQFNLEGIITRSENLNGRIVDHAIYGLHRSKQ, encoded by the coding sequence ATGTTTAAAACAGTTATCGATGACGAATTGTCCATTGCTTTGGTTGAAGAACGTTTCGCCTCTCACTACGCGGAAATCTCACAAAGTCAAAATGAGTATTTAAGTCAGTGGCTTGCATGGCCGCCACATTGTAAAACCGAACAAGATTTTAGGCTCTTCGTGCAGCGCTCATTACACGATTACGCAGAAGGTAAAAGCATGACCTGTGCCATCGTGTACCAAGACAACATCGTTGGTAACTGTAGTTTCAATACCATTGATCATGATATGCAAAAAGTAACGATAGGTTATTGGCTGTCTGAACCATACCAAGGAAGGGGAATTGTAACGCGTGTAGTTAAAAAGCTGATTGATATAGCTTTCAATGAGTTAGATATAGAGAAAGTTGAAATATCTGCCGCCGTTGAGAACCAAAGCAGCCGCAAGGTTTGTGAGCGCTTACAATTCAATTTAGAAGGCATCATTACACGTAGCGAGAACTTGAACGGTCGTATCGTTGACCACGCAATCTATGGTCTTCACCGTTCAAAACAGTAG
- a CDS encoding putative bifunctional diguanylate cyclase/phosphodiesterase, which yields MEELLTKADIVLYKAKESNKGDAVFYDDVINRKVKYDYSVEKQLETALERGEFSVFYQPQVDAHSKQLKGVEALCRWNNSSLGFVSPLDFIPAAERVGKIHEIGEFVLRRACEDTLNLMPNGPEAICVSVNVSPKQVFELGFDEKVIRLVEEIGIAPQRVTLELTENILIKDLHIVEPILRRLRDYGFGISLDDLGTGFSSLNYLNTLPITEIKIDRSFIGKLNSSQHSETLVKAIIDIGASCQMKVVAEGVETPEQMAKLQQYHCDLLQGYYFDKPLTAKGLLDAYFPVNSESLKCNNA from the coding sequence GTGGAAGAGTTGCTGACCAAAGCGGACATTGTGCTGTACAAGGCAAAAGAGTCAAACAAGGGTGATGCTGTTTTTTATGACGATGTAATCAATCGAAAAGTGAAGTATGACTATTCGGTAGAAAAGCAGTTAGAAACGGCCCTAGAACGTGGTGAATTCAGTGTGTTCTATCAACCGCAGGTCGATGCACACTCTAAACAGTTAAAAGGCGTGGAAGCGCTGTGCCGTTGGAATAATAGTTCACTTGGGTTTGTCTCACCCTTAGATTTCATTCCGGCGGCTGAACGAGTAGGGAAAATTCATGAGATTGGTGAGTTCGTGTTAAGGAGGGCGTGCGAAGACACCCTTAATTTGATGCCAAATGGACCTGAGGCGATATGTGTATCGGTTAACGTGTCGCCTAAACAGGTATTCGAACTAGGTTTTGACGAGAAAGTGATACGTTTAGTCGAGGAAATCGGCATTGCTCCACAGCGAGTCACTCTAGAGTTAACGGAAAACATCCTTATCAAAGATCTGCATATCGTAGAGCCGATACTGAGAAGGCTTCGAGATTATGGATTTGGCATCTCGCTCGATGACTTAGGAACTGGGTTTTCATCACTCAATTACCTTAATACTCTGCCAATCACAGAGATAAAGATCGACCGATCTTTCATCGGAAAACTGAATTCCAGTCAGCACAGTGAGACTTTAGTGAAAGCCATTATTGATATTGGCGCCTCTTGTCAGATGAAAGTCGTTGCCGAGGGGGTCGAAACCCCAGAGCAGATGGCGAAGCTACAGCAATACCATTGTGATTTACTTCAAGGTTATTACTTTGATAAGCCACTGACTGCCAAAGGGTTACTAGACGCTTATTTTCCTGTGAACTCTGAAAGCCTTAAGTGCAACAACGCTTAA
- a CDS encoding putative quinol monooxygenase has translation MSKVILQGHIVVPDDDLETVIQALTIHKELTLAEPGCIVFRVSQSSLQPNRFEVYEEFTNREAFEAHQNRVKTSDWGKITKNVTRHYQVTDVTTPS, from the coding sequence ATCAGTAAAGTGATTTTACAAGGGCACATTGTCGTACCAGACGATGATCTAGAAACAGTTATACAAGCACTGACCATTCATAAGGAGCTGACGTTGGCTGAGCCGGGCTGTATTGTATTTCGTGTTAGCCAAAGCTCACTGCAGCCAAACCGCTTTGAAGTATATGAAGAGTTCACTAACCGTGAAGCGTTTGAGGCCCACCAAAATAGAGTGAAAACCTCTGACTGGGGCAAGATAACTAAGAACGTGACACGCCATTATCAAGTGACTGATGTAACCACACCATCATGA
- a CDS encoding sensor histidine kinase codes for MLKFIKERLRSVSMFARLYLGIVTGMSTTIFLFLHLGEGHMRRTEIETFLNDGLYFVEQYILHRDKEDSLYKELDRTGHQQFFIFNLRLLENWSGEPPCQRCELHTILNGVPIYLSENNLYSAVYQLPNSKFSFAFCEVGDFFSPEIEWYEDSERHFLLGLLLAVIIAIGASVYLPVRGFQERIESLVEKQKQFGKGKLSTRSETEYIHPVSELASSFNCMAEEIESKVKESHIFAQAIPHEVRTPLSRIQLATDILRRGAPEQHQALFDDIDTYVDDINELTSEIIMLSKLNVMDNSFFELVKVRASLLEYCLDRIRYSELDNVTFESKVNQDSTIKCDCSMARLVFDNILKNAGNYTKDHVWLTLDENSESWLVVVEDNGPGIPEERRDEVFVPFSRLDSSRSASTGGFGLGLAIANSAAKKLGWSIKIDGSSHGGAKFTIVIAKAA; via the coding sequence TTGCTTAAATTTATTAAAGAGAGGCTTCGCTCTGTTTCGATGTTTGCTCGGCTCTACCTTGGTATTGTTACAGGGATGTCGACGACAATCTTTTTGTTCCTACACCTTGGTGAAGGACATATGCGAAGAACAGAGATTGAGACTTTTCTCAATGATGGGTTGTACTTTGTTGAACAGTATATCCTGCATCGCGACAAAGAAGATTCGCTCTACAAGGAACTCGATAGAACAGGTCACCAACAGTTTTTTATTTTCAATTTACGCCTGTTAGAGAATTGGTCGGGAGAACCTCCTTGTCAACGATGTGAGTTGCATACCATCTTAAACGGTGTGCCTATTTACCTCAGCGAAAACAATTTGTACTCGGCTGTGTACCAACTGCCGAATTCCAAGTTTAGCTTTGCATTTTGTGAAGTCGGGGATTTCTTTTCTCCTGAAATTGAATGGTATGAGGATTCAGAGCGGCATTTTTTACTTGGACTTCTGCTCGCGGTCATCATTGCGATTGGAGCTAGTGTTTACTTACCGGTTAGGGGCTTTCAAGAGAGGATTGAGTCGTTAGTTGAGAAGCAGAAACAGTTTGGTAAAGGTAAACTGAGTACGCGTTCTGAGACTGAATATATTCATCCTGTTTCCGAGTTGGCTAGCAGTTTTAATTGCATGGCTGAAGAGATAGAAAGTAAGGTGAAAGAGAGCCATATATTTGCTCAAGCCATTCCCCATGAAGTTCGCACGCCGTTGAGCCGAATACAGTTAGCGACTGACATACTGAGACGAGGAGCGCCTGAGCAGCATCAAGCACTTTTCGATGATATCGATACCTATGTCGACGATATCAACGAACTCACATCAGAGATCATTATGCTCTCGAAGTTGAATGTTATGGACAATTCCTTCTTCGAGTTGGTGAAAGTAAGAGCGAGCTTACTTGAATATTGTTTAGACCGGATTCGATATTCTGAGTTGGACAATGTGACCTTTGAATCAAAGGTGAATCAAGACAGCACGATAAAGTGTGATTGCTCCATGGCTCGCTTAGTGTTTGATAACATCCTTAAGAATGCTGGCAACTATACTAAAGACCACGTTTGGCTGACTTTAGATGAAAACTCAGAAAGCTGGTTAGTAGTCGTTGAGGACAATGGGCCTGGTATTCCAGAGGAGCGTCGTGATGAAGTCTTTGTTCCATTTTCTCGATTAGACTCAAGCAGAAGCGCTTCAACCGGTGGTTTTGGATTGGGGCTTGCCATTGCCAACTCTGCGGCTAAGAAGTTAGGTTGGAGTATCAAGATCGATGGTAGCAGTCATGGTGGGGCTAAATTTACGATTGTAATTGCTAAGGCGGCTTAA
- a CDS encoding EAL domain-containing protein codes for MHCSFNINNNNESLQLIYNEEKIYIKRDSNKISEETLNSKESFVFKYLIENASISNPQSARDVEESFKLHFDEEFSLYALKNIIASIRKKYRNLCKKAKVDNNSELISNLYKVGYFIALDKSSENRIAPKHNINQFKPSQILMLKLMLNTYYKELIRSLITVLTVTSLSLFVVYFFQILYTTKIANEYSENTKHIAEEVMDYGCDSAGAVHSLRHSLNLDSVVMTTPYGSCYISKSRSQYVELDQIDDFYDSADFVYSRFSNSENNTKLTVRISKGSIEARYRNSLLPLLVDSVSIQKNGYYILNLGNNSQSIYTSPLPSGASITFYSDDIIALWGVLSLLLATLLYRSYILGFFIYLFRWKHISFEEEPIINTEDNTVLYYELLSRVRNVGVLSFINTMRRTNLLTFHTILLIETVRNAKLHNSHEIYGVNVCPSALVGNNFSKLKEHLDAMEANEFVVEITEYSNIGYGCEVIDNIKAIKKLGITIALDDFGTGNNNIEIISVISPTYLKLDRCFVKDIESGEHQQGVLLNISEIGRLSNITMIYEGVETRRQQYILCQLGYNLHQGYLYSRPQSTSS; via the coding sequence ATGCACTGTTCTTTCAATATAAATAACAATAACGAAAGCTTGCAACTAATCTATAACGAAGAAAAAATATATATAAAGAGAGACAGTAATAAGATATCAGAGGAAACTCTTAATAGTAAAGAGAGTTTTGTCTTCAAGTATTTAATTGAAAATGCTTCAATTTCAAATCCTCAATCTGCCCGAGATGTTGAGGAGTCATTTAAATTACATTTTGATGAAGAGTTTAGTTTATATGCATTAAAAAACATTATCGCTTCTATAAGAAAGAAGTACCGAAACCTATGTAAGAAGGCAAAGGTTGATAATAATAGCGAACTCATTTCCAATCTCTATAAAGTCGGGTACTTCATTGCTCTCGACAAAAGCTCAGAAAACCGCATCGCCCCCAAGCACAACATCAACCAGTTCAAACCTAGCCAGATACTGATGCTAAAGTTGATGCTCAACACTTATTACAAGGAGTTGATCAGGTCTCTGATAACCGTACTCACTGTGACTTCACTCTCTCTATTCGTTGTCTACTTTTTCCAAATCCTTTATACAACGAAAATTGCTAATGAATACAGCGAGAACACCAAGCACATAGCAGAAGAGGTAATGGATTACGGCTGTGATAGCGCGGGCGCGGTACACTCGTTAAGGCACTCACTTAACCTCGATTCGGTGGTTATGACTACACCTTATGGTTCATGCTACATCTCTAAGAGTCGTTCTCAGTATGTTGAGCTCGATCAGATTGATGATTTTTACGATAGTGCTGATTTTGTTTATTCTCGTTTCAGTAACTCTGAAAATAATACCAAGCTAACGGTTCGTATTTCCAAAGGCTCTATTGAAGCGCGTTACAGAAACTCATTACTGCCTCTGCTGGTTGATTCCGTCTCTATTCAAAAGAATGGCTACTACATTCTCAACCTTGGCAATAACAGCCAGTCAATTTACACCTCACCACTACCAAGCGGTGCTAGCATCACCTTCTATAGTGACGATATCATTGCACTATGGGGCGTGCTGTCACTATTGCTCGCAACCCTACTCTATCGCTCTTATATTCTAGGGTTCTTTATCTATCTCTTTCGCTGGAAGCACATCTCGTTTGAAGAAGAACCAATCATCAATACAGAAGACAACACCGTTTTATACTACGAGTTGTTGTCTCGGGTACGTAATGTCGGTGTTCTTAGCTTTATTAATACGATGAGACGCACCAACCTACTGACTTTTCATACCATTTTGCTTATTGAAACGGTAAGAAACGCCAAGTTGCACAACAGCCATGAGATCTATGGTGTCAACGTATGCCCGAGTGCATTAGTAGGGAATAATTTTTCCAAACTCAAAGAGCATTTGGACGCAATGGAAGCGAATGAGTTTGTCGTCGAGATCACGGAGTACTCAAACATTGGTTATGGCTGTGAAGTCATCGATAACATCAAAGCGATCAAGAAGCTCGGGATCACCATCGCCTTGGATGATTTTGGCACAGGTAACAACAACATCGAAATCATTAGCGTGATCTCCCCCACCTACCTGAAACTAGATCGCTGTTTCGTTAAAGACATTGAATCAGGGGAACATCAACAAGGTGTACTACTGAACATCTCTGAAATTGGCCGCTTATCAAACATCACGATGATTTATGAGGGTGTTGAAACGCGCAGGCAACAATATATCTTGTGTCAGTTGGGCTACAACTTACATCAGGGCTACCTTTATAGCCGTCCTCAAAGCACATCTAGCTAA
- a CDS encoding GntR family transcriptional regulator encodes MTEWKDDQPIFRQLATKISDQILQGIWLEQQALPSVRAVAADLKINHLTVMKSYQLLVDEGLVEKKRGQGMYVAEGALQKLKESAHQTFINTQIPAIAETLGIIDMSVEELVKQLEQHIKDKS; translated from the coding sequence ATGACCGAATGGAAAGACGACCAACCGATCTTTAGGCAGCTTGCCACTAAGATCAGCGACCAGATTCTGCAAGGTATTTGGCTAGAGCAACAGGCCCTGCCCTCTGTGCGCGCTGTTGCTGCTGATCTTAAAATCAACCACCTTACCGTCATGAAAAGCTACCAGTTACTGGTTGATGAAGGCTTGGTTGAAAAGAAGCGAGGCCAAGGTATGTATGTAGCCGAAGGTGCACTTCAAAAACTGAAAGAGTCCGCACACCAAACTTTCATCAACACACAGATCCCAGCCATCGCTGAGACGCTAGGCATCATTGATATGAGTGTCGAAGAACTCGTGAAACAGCTAGAACAACATATAAAGGACAAGTCATGA
- a CDS encoding HD-GYP domain-containing protein codes for MNQHCQDVTVDLRKALFGIAKALDNVGFESKNHGQRVGYIAYRCALSVGWEEEQAQLAFSLGLIHDCGVSQVDEQLSLVSGFVPDSTHHHCQKGYQILKECPVLSIFSKPVLYHHTPWVELKALPISELEKELAAIVMLADRVDYLYGITSSDRYGNLTPDGKASIIERLTEQADEMFETNLVQHMCELVDLDDFWFSMEIPYIENMRDNFEPVPFFSQQMSLDETVAFAEFIANVVDTKSSFTFKHSLKVGQLSEYLAKQLGYSYTTQRKLYLAGLVHDIGKLQTPSDILHKPDLLTDEEYCCIKRHATDTRFALQELFSSPQICEWASNHHERLDGSGYPMGKTAEELDQPSRIVAVVDVFQALTQSRPYRKGMTLEEAMAILTEHVENHKLDREVFECLKKHAQYCFELSTDKWAYPIYET; via the coding sequence ATGAATCAACACTGCCAAGACGTAACCGTAGACCTTAGAAAGGCTCTATTCGGTATAGCTAAGGCGCTTGATAACGTAGGTTTTGAAAGCAAAAATCATGGGCAACGAGTCGGTTATATCGCTTACCGCTGTGCCCTTAGTGTGGGCTGGGAAGAGGAACAAGCACAGCTTGCGTTCTCGTTGGGGCTCATTCACGATTGTGGTGTATCCCAAGTTGATGAACAGCTCAGTTTGGTCTCAGGTTTTGTTCCTGACTCCACCCACCACCATTGTCAGAAAGGCTATCAAATATTAAAAGAGTGTCCCGTACTTTCGATATTCTCTAAACCAGTGCTTTACCATCATACTCCTTGGGTGGAGCTTAAAGCGTTACCTATTAGTGAATTAGAGAAAGAACTGGCCGCGATTGTCATGCTTGCCGATAGGGTTGACTATCTCTATGGCATCACCTCTTCCGATCGCTATGGCAACCTCACCCCAGATGGAAAAGCGAGCATTATCGAACGTTTGACTGAACAAGCGGACGAGATGTTCGAAACCAACCTTGTGCAACATATGTGTGAGCTTGTCGACTTGGATGATTTCTGGTTCTCGATGGAGATCCCTTACATTGAAAACATGAGGGATAACTTTGAGCCCGTGCCTTTCTTTTCTCAACAGATGTCGTTGGATGAAACGGTCGCTTTTGCAGAGTTTATTGCCAATGTGGTGGATACCAAGAGCTCGTTTACCTTTAAGCATTCGTTGAAGGTGGGGCAGCTTTCAGAGTATTTAGCTAAGCAACTGGGTTACTCATATACAACGCAGCGTAAGCTCTATTTAGCAGGGTTAGTACATGATATCGGTAAGCTGCAAACGCCAAGTGATATCCTCCACAAACCAGACTTACTCACTGATGAGGAGTATTGCTGTATTAAGCGCCATGCAACGGATACAAGGTTCGCACTACAAGAGTTGTTCAGTTCACCTCAGATTTGTGAGTGGGCGTCGAATCATCATGAAAGGCTAGACGGTTCTGGTTATCCAATGGGTAAAACAGCAGAAGAACTGGATCAGCCCAGTCGAATTGTAGCGGTTGTCGACGTGTTCCAAGCATTGACACAGTCTCGTCCGTATCGAAAGGGAATGACACTGGAAGAGGCGATGGCGATTTTGACTGAGCATGTTGAGAACCATAAGCTCGACCGTGAAGTGTTTGAGTGTTTGAAGAAGCACGCTCAGTATTGTTTTGAGCTATCGACTGATAAGTGGGCTTACCCGATTTACGAAACGTGA
- a CDS encoding response regulator transcription factor gives MSKTKVLIVEDDQEIARLTTLYLEAEGYEVSVVHEGNLALEAIRSIEPDLVLLDLMLPGMSGAQICREAREFYNGMILVLTASADEMSEVSLFKFGADDYVAKPIRGHALLARIEALLRRATPVTTTVETVSENQCEIVINSAAQSATLYGQNLKLTSAEFEILNLLVKNVCQVVTRDQCCQLFRGIDYAFNDRSIDMRVSGLRRKLRVHAKDKQLIRTVRNKGYMLVA, from the coding sequence ATGTCGAAAACCAAAGTACTCATTGTCGAAGATGACCAAGAGATCGCTCGCTTAACCACACTCTACCTAGAAGCAGAAGGGTATGAAGTGAGCGTCGTTCATGAGGGAAACTTGGCACTTGAAGCTATCCGAAGTATTGAACCTGATTTAGTGCTATTGGACCTTATGCTACCAGGTATGAGTGGCGCACAAATCTGCCGAGAGGCTCGTGAGTTTTACAATGGAATGATCTTAGTGCTGACTGCCTCTGCAGATGAAATGAGTGAAGTAAGCTTATTTAAGTTCGGTGCTGATGATTATGTGGCTAAGCCGATACGAGGGCATGCATTGCTGGCCCGAATCGAAGCTCTGTTGAGACGTGCAACGCCGGTTACAACAACGGTGGAAACGGTGTCAGAAAACCAGTGTGAGATCGTCATCAATAGCGCAGCCCAAAGTGCCACTTTATACGGACAAAACTTGAAACTCACATCCGCAGAGTTTGAGATTTTGAACCTTCTTGTTAAGAATGTTTGCCAAGTCGTTACCCGTGACCAATGTTGCCAGCTATTTCGAGGAATAGATTACGCGTTTAACGATCGTTCGATTGATATGCGTGTATCAGGTTTACGCCGAAAGCTGCGCGTTCACGCAAAAGACAAACAGTTAATACGCACGGTACGTAATAAGGGGTACATGCTGGTTGCTTAA
- a CDS encoding PTS sugar transporter subunit IIA gives MSLFDLVGNQGVIINSEENLTVDAAIDVTCSTLLASNKIEASYVEAIKQKHKDIGAYYVLAPKIAMPHARPEDGVNEASLQVTIFKKGVDLESEDNGDVYLSITLAAMDSDSHIHTIMALSELFQNDDDIDAIIAAETEQEIIEILKRY, from the coding sequence ATGAGTTTATTCGATTTAGTCGGTAACCAAGGCGTTATCATCAACTCTGAAGAAAACCTAACGGTTGATGCTGCGATTGATGTGACATGTTCAACACTGCTAGCGAGCAACAAGATTGAAGCAAGCTACGTTGAAGCCATCAAACAAAAGCACAAGGACATTGGCGCGTACTATGTTCTAGCTCCAAAGATTGCAATGCCTCATGCTCGCCCTGAAGACGGCGTAAACGAAGCATCACTACAGGTGACAATATTCAAAAAAGGTGTTGATTTAGAGTCGGAAGATAACGGTGACGTTTACCTTTCCATCACTCTGGCGGCAATGGATTCAGATAGCCATATCCATACCATCATGGCGCTATCTGAGCTGTTCCAAAATGATGATGACATTGATGCCATTATCGCTGCAGAAACAGAGCAAGAGATCATCGAGATCTTAAAGCGATACTAA